One window of the Candidatus Jettenia sp. genome contains the following:
- a CDS encoding type II toxin-antitoxin system VapC family toxin — translation MGSELFTHNQVMACASLGMIEVMATLSRKRKAREITLSQFKQKIRELEKDWERFIQIQMTEEIVHIAKELTKRLSLRGSDSVHLSSALLLQKHFTEKDEHLVMVASDYELKKATKSSGLSILDPIEQNVS, via the coding sequence ATGGGTTCAGAACTTTTTACCCATAACCAAGTAATGGCTTGTGCATCGCTTGGTATGATAGAGGTTATGGCAACGTTATCACGAAAGCGTAAAGCACGGGAGATTACCCTTTCTCAATTTAAGCAGAAGATACGGGAGCTAGAAAAGGATTGGGAACGGTTTATCCAGATACAGATGACAGAAGAAATCGTGCATATTGCGAAGGAGTTAACGAAGAGATTATCGCTCCGTGGATCTGACTCAGTGCATTTATCCTCTGCATTACTATTACAAAAACATTTTACTGAAAAAGACGAACACTTAGTTATGGTTGCTTCTGACTACGAATTGAAAAAGGCAACAAAATCATCAGGATTGAGTATCCTCGATCCAATCGAACAAAACGTAAGTTAA
- a CDS encoding DUF433 domain-containing protein, with protein MNTYHISVDPRICHGQACVKGTRIPVHQLLHMLANGDTIDELLEEYPSLKREDILAYLDYAASLTEEQVIPDEVVI; from the coding sequence TTGAACACATATCACATATCAGTTGATCCACGTATTTGCCATGGTCAGGCTTGTGTTAAAGGTACCCGAATACCTGTTCATCAGCTATTACACATGCTGGCAAATGGAGATACTATTGACGAACTCTTAGAAGAGTATCCTTCCTTAAAAAGGGAAGATATTCTTGCCTACCTTGATTATGCTGCTTCTTTGACTGAAGAACAGGTTATCCCTGATGAAGTAGTAATATAA
- a CDS encoding DUF481 domain-containing protein, translating to MLQKKHFWMSLACFYFLFTLSFEIKAVFSDEIKMIDGNILEGEIIKFNEEAFSFRKKDGSEIDIQLKDVNFISEGNEIIIVNHSKEGLSILRLPKPENISIKDIDYTTTDTLVLPETEIESMEVADEETEQILEFPDKGQPSDREAQLTAEQPPSVSAEEVAQIEEKEVILPQRTWKGNVDAGMNIKDGNTESATTHIKGGYANIRSLDNIFFDALILYETVTDKATDEDVETANEQRATGKYEYKHTLRLYSFFNQYFEHDEIERLSYRSISSPGVGYRFIDKEHLKYKAETGPAYTYERFHGGIIDEYLGIRVGQYLDWRILDTITFYAKAEYIQSAENTSDWRVDSGLGVRHNLTKSIALSLEFLDQYDNTPAEGAEKEDRTLIGSVGYSF from the coding sequence ATGTTACAGAAAAAACACTTCTGGATGAGTCTTGCATGTTTTTACTTTTTATTTACCCTGTCATTTGAGATAAAAGCAGTATTTTCGGATGAGATAAAAATGATCGATGGTAACATTTTAGAAGGAGAGATAATAAAATTTAACGAGGAAGCCTTTTCTTTTCGAAAGAAAGATGGAAGCGAGATTGATATTCAACTGAAGGATGTAAATTTTATTTCTGAAGGTAATGAGATTATTATTGTAAACCATTCAAAAGAAGGGCTTTCTATCCTTAGGTTGCCGAAGCCAGAAAATATCTCTATAAAAGATATTGATTACACAACAACTGATACACTCGTTTTACCCGAAACAGAAATTGAATCAATGGAAGTTGCCGATGAAGAAACAGAACAGATACTGGAATTTCCTGATAAAGGACAACCTTCTGACAGAGAAGCTCAACTCACAGCGGAACAGCCACCATCTGTCAGTGCTGAAGAGGTTGCTCAAATAGAGGAAAAAGAAGTAATACTTCCGCAGAGGACATGGAAGGGAAATGTTGATGCAGGTATGAATATCAAAGATGGAAATACAGAGTCTGCCACAACCCATATAAAAGGTGGTTACGCAAATATAAGAAGTTTGGATAATATATTTTTTGATGCACTGATACTCTATGAAACAGTAACCGATAAAGCTACAGATGAAGATGTAGAGACTGCCAATGAGCAACGCGCTACGGGAAAATATGAATACAAGCATACCCTCAGACTCTATTCTTTTTTCAACCAATACTTTGAGCATGATGAGATAGAGAGGTTAAGTTATCGGTCTATTTCATCTCCGGGTGTTGGTTATCGATTCATCGATAAAGAGCATTTAAAATACAAAGCAGAAACTGGTCCCGCGTATACTTATGAAAGGTTTCACGGTGGAATTATAGATGAGTATTTAGGTATAAGGGTCGGTCAGTATTTAGATTGGCGTATACTCGACACCATAACATTTTACGCAAAAGCAGAGTATATACAGAGCGCTGAAAATACCAGTGATTGGCGTGTAGATTCTGGTTTAGGAGTCAGGCATAATTTAACAAAATCCATCGCATTGAGTTTAGAATTCCTTGATCAGTATGATAACACACCGGCTGAAGGAGCGGAAAAAGAGGATAGGACGCTTATTGGTAGCGTAGGCTATAGTTTTTAG
- the ubiE gene encoding bifunctional demethylmenaquinone methyltransferase/2-methoxy-6-polyprenyl-1,4-benzoquinol methylase UbiE yields the protein MLTQTELLTKKGDYIQQMFGSIARVYDLLNTILSFNFDKKWRKFAVKVSNVAPDAHVLDVCTGTGDLAIAYSKVLNQDGKVIGSDFCHEMVRIADRKLRKRKLSDKIQVIEADTLRLPFHDNYFQVSAVAFGIRNVSDLKSGITEMMRITAPGGRVVILEFSQPTSTLFKTIYYTYFKKILPFIGKLISRSRYNAYSYLPTSVLNFPDRYGLQAQMEACGLEDVKIYSRTLGIVTIHVGQKPCK from the coding sequence ATGCTTACACAAACTGAATTATTAACGAAAAAAGGCGATTATATCCAGCAGATGTTTGGCTCAATCGCAAGGGTATATGACCTCTTAAATACCATTTTAAGTTTTAACTTTGATAAAAAATGGCGAAAATTTGCTGTAAAGGTCAGTAACGTTGCTCCTGACGCACATGTTCTTGATGTCTGTACAGGAACTGGCGATCTGGCAATTGCTTACTCTAAGGTACTAAATCAGGATGGTAAAGTTATTGGAAGTGACTTTTGTCATGAAATGGTAAGGATTGCAGATCGTAAACTCAGGAAGAGAAAACTTTCAGATAAGATACAAGTTATTGAGGCCGATACTTTACGATTGCCCTTCCATGACAATTATTTTCAAGTCTCTGCTGTAGCCTTTGGAATAAGGAATGTCTCGGATTTGAAGTCTGGCATTACTGAAATGATGAGAATAACAGCCCCGGGTGGCCGCGTTGTAATCCTGGAGTTTTCGCAACCTACAAGCACCCTATTCAAGACAATCTATTACACGTATTTTAAAAAGATACTACCTTTTATTGGAAAGCTCATTTCACGCAGCAGATACAACGCATACTCATATCTCCCCACATCGGTATTAAACTTTCCGGATCGGTATGGTTTACAAGCACAGATGGAAGCTTGTGGACTTGAGGATGTAAAAATATACTCAAGGACACTTGGGATCGTTACTATCCATGTCGGTCAAAAACCATGTAAATAG
- a CDS encoding menaquinone biosynthesis decarboxylase: MAYQDLSDFIRKLEDSGQLKRIKTEVSAELEVTEITDRISKAYGPALLFEKVKGYSIPILINAFGSYERMAMALNVKNVDEIAQEIANLVKPEIPSSFIDKIKFIPHMLMTFSKFPPKTVKHAPCQEVVYETEPSLAKIPVIKCWPGDGGKFITLPLVFTKNLKTGNRNVGMYRMHVYDNKTTGMHWHIHHDGARHYRDYQREDKFMPVAVALGCDPAITYAATAPVPPEVDEMVFAGFLRKKNVEMVACKTIDMEVPANAEIILEGYVDPKETHIEGPFGDHTGYYSLADYYPVFHITCITQRREPIYPTTIVGKPPMEDCYMGKATERLFLPLLKLMIPEIIDMNLPLFGVFHNFAFLSIDKRYPFQAKKVMHGIWGMGQMMFTKIIVVVDKDINVQNVDEVMWRIGNNVDPRRDITFVDGPLDALEHASALPKIGSKMGIDATKKWPEEGFTREWPDDIKMSPDIVNLVNKKWNLYGI; this comes from the coding sequence ATGGCTTATCAAGATTTATCAGATTTTATAAGAAAACTGGAAGACTCCGGGCAGTTAAAGCGCATTAAAACGGAGGTCTCTGCTGAATTGGAAGTTACAGAGATTACTGACCGAATCTCCAAGGCATACGGACCTGCTCTTCTCTTTGAAAAGGTAAAAGGATATTCAATACCGATACTTATCAACGCCTTTGGCTCGTATGAGCGCATGGCTATGGCTCTTAATGTAAAAAACGTAGATGAGATTGCGCAGGAAATAGCGAATCTTGTTAAGCCTGAGATACCATCAAGCTTTATTGACAAGATTAAGTTTATCCCACACATGTTAATGACATTCTCAAAATTTCCTCCTAAAACTGTAAAACATGCACCTTGTCAGGAGGTGGTATATGAAACAGAACCATCCCTCGCAAAAATACCTGTCATTAAGTGTTGGCCGGGAGACGGTGGTAAATTTATCACGCTCCCTTTAGTCTTTACAAAAAATCTAAAAACAGGTAATAGGAATGTTGGTATGTACCGTATGCATGTTTACGATAATAAGACAACCGGCATGCATTGGCATATCCATCATGATGGAGCCCGGCACTATCGGGATTATCAGAGAGAAGACAAGTTCATGCCCGTGGCTGTCGCATTGGGCTGCGACCCCGCCATTACCTATGCAGCCACGGCGCCTGTTCCACCAGAAGTAGATGAAATGGTCTTTGCAGGATTTTTAAGAAAAAAGAACGTAGAAATGGTAGCCTGCAAGACGATCGATATGGAAGTGCCTGCAAATGCAGAGATTATACTGGAGGGATATGTTGATCCCAAGGAAACCCATATTGAAGGTCCTTTTGGCGACCATACAGGTTATTATTCGCTCGCCGATTATTATCCGGTATTCCACATTACCTGCATCACGCAGCGGAGAGAGCCAATCTATCCCACTACCATTGTGGGTAAACCTCCTATGGAAGATTGCTATATGGGAAAGGCAACGGAACGATTGTTTCTCCCACTTTTAAAGCTCATGATTCCTGAGATTATCGATATGAACTTGCCTCTCTTTGGCGTCTTTCACAACTTTGCTTTCCTCTCTATCGATAAACGATACCCATTCCAGGCGAAGAAGGTTATGCACGGAATATGGGGTATGGGACAGATGATGTTTACAAAGATTATCGTGGTAGTTGATAAGGATATCAATGTACAAAACGTAGATGAGGTAATGTGGCGGATAGGAAACAATGTTGATCCACGCAGGGATATTACCTTTGTGGATGGTCCACTTGATGCTCTGGAACATGCATCCGCTTTACCCAAGATTGGCTCAAAGATGGGGATCGATGCCACAAAAAAATGGCCTGAAGAAGGCTTCACGAGGGAATGGCCAGACGATATCAAAATGTCACCAGATATCGTTAACTTGGTGAATAAAAAATGGAATTTATATGGAATTTAG
- the dusB gene encoding tRNA dihydrouridine synthase DusB, with translation MNPNFFIRDIPIYGDLILSPMAGFSDIPYRLICREFGMAMSCAEVVSMDGVLWKNRKTFQLLDFRPVERPVSFQILGNDEDKIAEASRMMEALGPDVIDVNMGCSVSDIAGKGAGAGLLKDSQKIGRIFQKLTKVLRVPVTGKIRLGWDDKSRNYLDVARILEENGAALVAVHGRTRSQFFRGKADWDAIAEVKQAVKIPVIGNGDVRCVADIERMKQHTGCDGIMIGRAAIGHPWIFQRRDRSQIAYREKIELIRRHVSLMQAYYGRDIGIILFRKHIVKYIMSMPMATELRPYLLQCDSSEEILELVTSHVERIQEHKVA, from the coding sequence ATGAATCCTAATTTTTTTATACGTGATATTCCCATATATGGGGATTTAATTCTGTCTCCTATGGCAGGATTCTCCGATATTCCCTATAGGCTCATTTGCCGAGAATTTGGTATGGCAATGAGTTGTGCAGAAGTGGTTTCTATGGACGGGGTGCTGTGGAAAAACAGAAAAACCTTTCAATTGCTTGATTTTAGACCAGTAGAGAGGCCTGTCTCATTCCAGATACTTGGTAATGATGAGGATAAAATTGCGGAGGCCAGTCGTATGATGGAAGCGTTGGGGCCGGATGTTATCGATGTCAATATGGGTTGTTCTGTGTCGGATATAGCCGGCAAAGGAGCCGGGGCAGGGCTTCTGAAAGATTCCCAAAAGATTGGAAGGATTTTCCAGAAATTAACGAAAGTACTCCGCGTTCCGGTAACCGGTAAAATTCGGTTAGGATGGGACGATAAGTCACGCAACTATCTGGATGTTGCCCGGATTCTTGAAGAAAATGGCGCCGCACTTGTTGCCGTTCATGGCCGTACAAGATCTCAATTCTTTCGCGGCAAGGCCGATTGGGATGCGATTGCAGAGGTTAAGCAGGCGGTAAAGATCCCGGTAATTGGTAATGGTGATGTAAGATGTGTCGCAGATATTGAACGCATGAAACAGCATACCGGGTGCGATGGTATAATGATTGGAAGGGCCGCTATCGGCCATCCATGGATTTTTCAGCGTAGGGATAGAAGTCAGATAGCATACCGTGAAAAGATCGAACTCATCCGGCGTCATGTATCACTTATGCAGGCATACTATGGAAGGGATATCGGTATTATCCTTTTCCGCAAACATATAGTTAAATATATTATGTCTATGCCCATGGCTACTGAGCTGCGTCCCTATTTATTACAATGCGATAGTTCCGAAGAGATACTCGAACTTGTGACTTCTCATGTGGAGCGTATCCAGGAGCATAAGGTTGCGTAA
- a CDS encoding precorrin-8X methylmutase: MKTGIVLISHGSKLSSGNDGLFKVADMLRAMNRWDMVEGAFLQLAEPGFGEVVKRIVEHGIHRIVVVPLLLFKGNHVYKDIPEMMENEKARYPQVEFLYADNIGADERIALIAADRIHEALIEKQYGGKPRIEQPQDIVDESFEIIDKLVDLQSVPELHRPIIQRAIHATGDTEYAYNLIFHPKAVEAGIRSLKDGKNIVTDVNMVKSGISKGPVEKFGGKIICKIAEKSVAEDANCLGKTRAIVAMQQSIHEMKDGIVAIGNAPTALFELIDLIKKGLAQPALVIGIPVGFVGAVEAKYALKGVSIPYITNTNRKGGSAVAVSIVNALIKLAKE; encoded by the coding sequence ATGAAAACAGGTATTGTATTAATTTCACATGGCAGTAAATTGAGCAGCGGTAATGATGGATTATTTAAGGTGGCCGATATGCTGCGTGCAATGAATCGATGGGACATGGTAGAAGGGGCCTTTTTGCAATTGGCGGAACCGGGATTTGGAGAGGTCGTAAAAAGAATCGTTGAGCATGGAATTCATCGGATCGTGGTGGTACCGTTGTTATTATTCAAAGGAAACCATGTCTACAAAGACATCCCTGAAATGATGGAGAACGAAAAGGCAAGATATCCACAGGTAGAGTTTCTCTATGCCGATAATATCGGTGCAGATGAGCGGATTGCCCTGATTGCCGCTGACCGTATTCATGAGGCATTGATAGAAAAACAGTACGGAGGCAAACCTCGTATTGAACAGCCACAGGACATTGTTGACGAGAGCTTTGAGATTATTGATAAACTTGTTGATTTACAATCTGTACCAGAACTGCACAGGCCAATCATTCAACGCGCTATTCATGCTACCGGTGATACAGAATATGCATATAATTTAATTTTCCACCCAAAGGCTGTTGAGGCAGGTATACGCTCTTTGAAAGACGGGAAGAATATTGTTACTGATGTGAATATGGTTAAATCCGGGATCAGTAAAGGGCCTGTTGAGAAGTTTGGGGGTAAGATAATTTGTAAAATTGCCGAGAAATCTGTTGCTGAGGACGCAAATTGTTTGGGTAAAACTCGTGCCATAGTCGCTATGCAGCAGTCTATTCATGAGATGAAAGATGGGATTGTCGCCATAGGCAATGCTCCTACTGCCTTGTTTGAACTTATTGATCTGATAAAAAAGGGGTTGGCACAACCGGCTCTCGTGATAGGTATTCCGGTTGGTTTTGTAGGCGCAGTTGAGGCAAAATATGCATTAAAGGGCGTCTCTATTCCTTATATAACCAACACGAACCGGAAGGGCGGTAGCGCTGTGGCGGTATCGATCGTTAATGCGCTTATAAAATTAGCTAAAGAATAG
- the cbiD gene encoding cobalt-precorrin-5B (C(1))-methyltransferase CbiD: MSLRSGYTTGSCATAAAKAAAIGLLKGDIPDEVEIDTPIGVKLTLRIFNKRLSDTASECAVQKDAGDDPDVTNGCRIYARVEWNNTDTIEIDGGEGVGRVTKPGLQVAVGKAAINPVPRRMIEDAVRKVIGSGVGVKVIISVPEGKTLGEKTFNPRLGITGGISIIGTTGIVRPMSEESFKTSLLCGLDIARGIGYETVVLVPGSLGERSILNRVDIPKDQVIQISNFVGFMLEEAQKRLFKKIILAGHPGKLAKLLRGNFHTHSAVSKPANDILIDTIQRTPLPDRVIEGLKDVSTVEGIVELLRDNSLSVMDKVADEIEGKIRAFYKDRQPFAAPEAGVILFDMKGSVIGISKSAQTWLEIIKTKSLSSVVDQG, translated from the coding sequence ATGTCTTTACGATCTGGTTATACAACAGGAAGCTGTGCGACAGCGGCAGCTAAGGCGGCAGCTATTGGCTTATTGAAGGGGGATATTCCGGATGAGGTAGAGATCGATACCCCGATTGGTGTAAAACTTACCTTGAGAATCTTCAATAAGCGATTATCGGATACTGCATCAGAGTGTGCAGTACAGAAAGACGCAGGAGACGACCCTGATGTGACGAACGGATGCAGGATATACGCCCGGGTTGAATGGAACAACACTGATACAATAGAAATCGACGGTGGTGAAGGAGTAGGCCGGGTTACGAAACCAGGATTACAGGTAGCGGTAGGTAAAGCTGCAATTAATCCTGTGCCAAGACGTATGATTGAAGATGCTGTAAGAAAAGTGATCGGCAGCGGTGTTGGAGTAAAGGTTATAATCTCTGTCCCTGAAGGGAAGACTTTAGGAGAAAAGACGTTCAATCCCAGACTCGGTATAACAGGGGGAATCTCCATTATCGGTACTACAGGGATTGTCCGCCCTATGTCAGAAGAATCTTTTAAAACATCTTTATTATGCGGACTCGACATCGCCCGGGGAATTGGATATGAGACGGTAGTCCTGGTGCCTGGCAGTCTCGGTGAACGTTCCATTCTGAATCGAGTTGATATTCCCAAAGATCAGGTTATCCAAATAAGCAATTTTGTTGGTTTTATGTTAGAGGAGGCGCAAAAAAGACTTTTCAAGAAGATCATACTTGCAGGACATCCAGGAAAACTGGCAAAGCTGTTACGAGGTAATTTTCATACCCACAGTGCTGTTTCCAAACCTGCAAATGATATTCTGATAGATACTATTCAACGTACTCCTCTTCCAGATAGAGTAATTGAAGGTTTAAAAGATGTCTCTACCGTAGAGGGGATAGTTGAATTATTACGAGACAATTCTCTATCGGTTATGGACAAAGTAGCAGATGAGATAGAGGGTAAGATACGGGCATTTTATAAGGATAGACAGCCGTTTGCTGCTCCAGAGGCTGGTGTAATCTTATTTGATATGAAAGGTTCGGTTATCGGTATTTCAAAGAGTGCTCAAACATGGTTAGAGATTATAAAAACAAAGTCGTTATCGTCGGTTGTGGACCAGGGTTAA
- the cbiE gene encoding precorrin-6y C5,15-methyltransferase (decarboxylating) subunit CbiE, giving the protein MVRDYKNKVVIVGCGPGLKAYISPKALYNIDKADILVGSRRLLKLFPDIDAKKMILEKNYKIMVGRISTWRSTKQVVVLVSGDPCFFSYTKMLAKDIGRESCLIIPGISSMQLAFAAIGECWDDACFMSLHGRDTEYVELVKKVREQGKVGILTDHKNTPAIIARRLLENGIRERRMFVCENLSLPDERVHEADLVSALNIKTNGLVVVIITKK; this is encoded by the coding sequence ATGGTTAGAGATTATAAAAACAAAGTCGTTATCGTCGGTTGTGGACCAGGGTTAAAGGCTTATATTTCTCCCAAGGCCCTCTATAATATTGACAAAGCCGATATCCTCGTAGGAAGCCGGCGCCTGTTAAAATTGTTTCCGGATATCGATGCTAAAAAAATGATCCTGGAAAAGAATTATAAAATTATGGTAGGGAGAATCAGTACCTGGCGCTCTACAAAGCAGGTTGTAGTGCTGGTTAGTGGTGACCCGTGTTTTTTCAGTTATACGAAGATGCTGGCAAAAGACATAGGCCGGGAGTCTTGCTTAATCATTCCCGGAATTAGCAGTATGCAGCTTGCCTTTGCAGCTATTGGTGAATGCTGGGATGATGCGTGCTTTATGAGTTTGCATGGAAGAGATACCGAATATGTAGAGCTTGTGAAAAAGGTTAGAGAGCAGGGCAAGGTTGGAATATTGACAGACCATAAGAATACACCTGCTATTATTGCCCGCCGGTTATTGGAAAATGGAATCCGGGAGAGGCGTATGTTTGTGTGCGAGAATCTTTCCCTTCCGGATGAACGTGTCCATGAGGCAGATTTAGTTTCTGCATTGAATATAAAGACAAATGGGTTAGTTGTGGTGATTATCACAAAGAAGTAA
- the cobI gene encoding precorrin-2 C(20)-methyltransferase gives MAKHSTGNFYGIGLGPGDPELLTLKAIHTIQKADYIFVPKSSLKEDSLALEIVKDYVKDKKVIEQVYPMTKDTAILNTAWLKAAEEVYAQVVAGHEVAYLTLGDPLTFSTYIYLLRHLTAMLPDQCIHTIPGITSYNAAACLANYPLLAGDEKLAVIPVPADMNTLRPILETFDTVVMMKVAKKLDEVIALLEEMRISENALFASYVGQKNAYLTCDLIPLKGSGRGYMSVLIVKRLIPSF, from the coding sequence GTGGCTAAACATTCTACAGGTAATTTCTACGGCATCGGTTTAGGTCCGGGTGATCCGGAACTCCTTACATTAAAAGCAATTCATACAATTCAGAAGGCGGACTACATTTTTGTTCCAAAATCTTCTTTAAAAGAAGATAGCCTGGCGCTGGAGATTGTTAAGGATTACGTAAAAGATAAAAAGGTAATAGAACAGGTGTATCCTATGACGAAGGATACCGCGATTCTCAATACCGCATGGCTTAAAGCTGCAGAAGAGGTATATGCTCAAGTCGTAGCCGGGCATGAAGTTGCTTATCTTACCCTTGGAGACCCTCTGACTTTTAGTACCTATATTTATTTGCTGCGCCATTTAACTGCTATGCTGCCAGATCAATGCATACATACCATTCCTGGTATCACTTCATATAATGCTGCTGCATGCTTAGCTAATTATCCGCTCCTGGCTGGGGATGAAAAATTGGCAGTAATTCCGGTACCAGCAGATATGAATACATTACGCCCTATCCTTGAAACATTTGATACGGTTGTTATGATGAAAGTTGCCAAGAAGTTGGACGAGGTTATTGCATTACTTGAAGAGATGAGGATTTCTGAGAATGCGCTATTCGCTTCTTATGTCGGACAAAAAAATGCATATCTTACGTGCGATCTCATACCATTAAAAGGGAGTGGAAGGGGATATATGTCTGTTTTAATTGTGAAACGTTTGATTCCTTCTTTTTGA
- a CDS encoding YMGG-like glycine zipper-containing protein, whose translation MKRMAYLLILLFITTCIMESALAQGLIIYPAKGQSQEQMEKDKFECHSWAKQQTGFDPMVASNVPQQPSTQSQGSVAGGAVKGAAGGALLGAGIGAVAGDASKGAAIGAASGGGLGGIRSRKQKKQMEQAQQQQVKQQSVQYNQKQSEYNRAYSACLEAKGYTVK comes from the coding sequence ATGAAGAGAATGGCGTATTTATTGATTTTACTATTTATAACAACATGTATTATGGAATCTGCGCTGGCTCAGGGATTAATTATCTACCCTGCAAAAGGTCAGAGTCAGGAGCAGATGGAAAAGGATAAGTTTGAGTGTCACTCCTGGGCGAAACAACAGACCGGATTTGATCCTATGGTGGCGTCCAATGTTCCACAGCAACCATCAACCCAGAGTCAGGGTAGTGTTGCTGGTGGTGCAGTAAAAGGGGCCGCAGGCGGAGCATTGCTTGGTGCAGGTATTGGCGCAGTTGCCGGTGATGCAAGTAAGGGTGCTGCTATTGGTGCTGCCTCCGGCGGTGGCCTTGGTGGCATAAGGAGTCGTAAACAGAAAAAACAGATGGAACAGGCACAGCAACAGCAAGTCAAGCAACAATCTGTCCAGTATAATCAAAAGCAGAGCGAATATAACCGCGCATACAGTGCATGTCTTGAAGCGAAGGGATATACGGTGAAATAA
- a CDS encoding MarC family protein, whose product MKRVSFFLVVIIILFHILICSVTAQTTSVNQFQTTASSGQQAQYILGIPEIFTFFMFMLGPIKVLVPFVKMTRDTDTRFRRKLALIATLISTIGCLVAAFMGQRILKSWHISISALMLAGGIILFLVALQMIMQMYSLPRRNGTTSSTPTLAMAVSPLSFPTIVTPYGIAMLIILMASAQDVTRQAGIIGALLAIMVLNLLTMLFAHRILKVIGVITLQILGSVLGVLQVALGIEIILQTLIKMGLMVKTS is encoded by the coding sequence ATGAAAAGAGTGAGTTTTTTTCTGGTTGTAATTATTATACTTTTCCACATCTTGATATGTTCAGTAACTGCACAGACAACCTCTGTTAATCAGTTCCAGACAACCGCTTCAAGCGGTCAACAGGCACAGTATATCTTAGGCATTCCCGAGATATTCACCTTTTTTATGTTTATGCTGGGGCCTATCAAAGTTTTGGTCCCGTTTGTTAAGATGACTAGAGACACTGATACAAGGTTTCGGCGTAAACTTGCACTTATAGCAACCCTCATCTCCACCATTGGTTGTCTTGTTGCTGCTTTTATGGGGCAAAGGATACTGAAATCCTGGCATATTTCAATCTCTGCCCTCATGCTTGCAGGGGGAATAATTCTTTTCCTGGTGGCACTGCAAATGATCATGCAGATGTATTCGTTACCTCGCCGGAATGGGACAACATCATCCACCCCAACGCTCGCTATGGCTGTTTCTCCGCTCTCCTTCCCTACGATTGTCACCCCGTATGGAATTGCTATGCTTATTATACTCATGGCATCAGCGCAGGATGTCACACGGCAGGCCGGAATTATTGGTGCATTGTTAGCGATTATGGTTCTCAATCTCCTCACGATGCTGTTTGCTCACAGGATACTAAAGGTTATTGGTGTTATAACCCTGCAAATTCTCGGCAGTGTGCTCGGTGTACTGCAGGTTGCACTTGGAATAGAAATCATACTTCAAACCTTAATAAAAATGGGGTTAATGGTAAAAACGTCGTGA